The Numenius arquata chromosome 7, bNumArq3.hap1.1, whole genome shotgun sequence genome has a window encoding:
- the LOC141466491 gene encoding C-C chemokine receptor type 8-like, with amino-acid sequence MNPTSQFLGTTEYDYGYDENTAPCNEGNNFRRFKSLFLPILYCLVFVFCLLGNSLVLWVLLTRKRLTTMTDICLLNLAASDLLFVVPLPFQAHYASDQWVFGNAMCKIMAGIYYTGFYSSIFFITLMSIDRYIAIVHAVYAMRIRTATCGIIISLILWLVAGLASIPNIMFNEQLEIEQSVQCVSTYPPGDNTWKVASQFAANILGLLIPLSILICCYAQILKNLQKCKNRNKIKAIKMIFIIVIVFFLFWTPFNIALFLDSLQSLHIINDCNTSYQIALALQLTETISFIHCCLNPVIYAFAGVTFKAHLKELLQSCVRVLFSPVGGAGAGQSFSVHTQLSGCSDSAGFL; translated from the coding sequence ATGAATCCCACAAGCCAGTTCCTTGGCACAACAGAATATGACTATGGATATGATGAAAACACTGCTCCTTGCAATGAAGGAAACAACTTTCGCAGGTTCAAGTCCCTCTTTCTGCCGATCCTTTACTgccttgtgtttgttttctgtcttctgggAAACTCCTTGGTCCTTTGGGTTCTCCTGACCAGGAAAAGGCTGACAACGATGACTGACATCTGCCTGCTGAACCTTGCAGCCTCCGATCTCCTCTTTGTTGTGCCTCTCCCTTTCCAAGCCCACTATGCTTCAGACCAGTGGGTTTTTGGCAACGCTATGTGCAAGATAATGGCTGGCATTTATTATACAGGTTTTTATAGCAGTATTTTCTTTATAACCCTCATGAGCATAGACAGGTATATAGCAATTGTCCATGCCGTCTATGCCATGAGGATACGGACAGCCACTTGTGGCATAATTATCAGTTTAATCTTGTGGCTGGTGGCTGGCTTGGCTTCCATACCCAACATCATGTTTAACGAGCAGCTGGAAATTGAGCAGTCTGTGCAGTGTGTCTCCACGTACCCCCCAGGTGACAATACCTGGAAGGTTGCTTCTCAGTTTGCAGCCAATATCTTAGGCCTTTTGATTCCCCTTAGCATCCTCATTTGCTGCTATGCCCAGATACTGAAAAACCTGCAGAAATGCAAGAATCGGAACAAGATAAAGGCAATTAAGATGATTTTCATCATTgtcattgttttctttctcttttggacTCCCTTCAACATCGCGCTGTTCCTAGactctctgcagagcctgcacATCATCAATGACTGCAACACGAGCTACCAGATAGCCCTGGCCCTGCAGCTGACGGAAACCATCTCCTTCATTCACTGCTGCCTGAACCCCGTGATCTATGCCTTTGCTGGGGTGACATTCAAGGCCCATCTTAAAGAACTACTTCAGTCCTGTGTCCGTGTCCTCTTCAGCCCTGTTGGAGGCGCCGGGGCTGGTCAGTCGTTCTCAGTGCATACCCAGCTCTCTGGCTGCTCTGACAGTGCAGGGTTCCTGTGA